Part of the Nothobranchius furzeri strain GRZ-AD chromosome 2, NfurGRZ-RIMD1, whole genome shotgun sequence genome, ttgctagatatgctgagttttaaggcgaaatcctggggaatttcgtctaaaaatgcaattaccctaaccgtgcgcgatcccgcggtggctaatcattttttggcagccagtcgatttatggcacaacaccggtaaACTAAACAAACAGCTGTTACAGTTACAACGGTTTTCCGTGTGTCCGTTATTATGTGCCAAACGGTGCCAGCTTCATTATAATATACTGTGTTATGTTGAAACGGGAGTCTCGGCGCTATTAAAAAGGAGGATGATTGTATTCTGCAAACTTTTTCTACTGTATTACAGACAGTGACAAGAAAAGAGTTTGTTTTATAAGAATAGTTTAACTGAGTGACAAAGTTAAAACGTTTAACCCGGTTAATAACTTCCTGTTTTGATGTTTGTAAGATCATATGGACACATGGACATTTGATCAATTTATTTCAGTAGTCTGTTTTACACAGAGCATGGTTGATTGGTAACAATTGCTTGCGGATAGCACACTATGATTGAATTCAGTGATACACTGTAAAAGAGAACCTCAATGGGAACTATTTGCAGAGAGTgatagtttaaagagcaagtcaccccctaccagagtctcaccccactcccacttcctgtttgaaaaatgcaacaaatgctgttgcctggcagaccgagagggcggagccgctaacaaatacacacaaacacagactcacaatgacattgtgacatcataatgtaccagctaaagtCACAGTGAACCTGttggccaatagcgatggcggatttaaattcaaatgcagtgtagaGTTTTTACCTAAGGACGGCacatcactgacagttttaggcagaacatttttattttaactaagatgcactaaagtgccaaattattgactacacgtgtctgcagcacaattagacactcatttatatagtttatcagccaaaaaaggttgatttgggcgtgacttgctctttaaagtaattAACAGTAGAAATGTATTGTCACCTAAAATGAAATGTACGTCCTGACTAGAATGCTGTGAGAAGCAACTTGAGGGATGATATAAGTTATATGTTTGGAGTTACATTATAAGGAAATGAAATGGAGTAACAGAAATGAACCGTGTGACTATAATTTCATGAGTTTGTAAAATAAGAGAGACGTAAACTGGAAGGAAACGAGAGGCATCCTGTCTTCAGTACTCTGCTTTCGCCTGCTTTACACAGGCAACCTACTTGTGACGGCAGTTACCACTCCTGGGACCCGTTACATATTTCTTACACCTTATTTTATTAAAGTAAATAACATTGATTCTataatctgctgttttatgttgtcacgTTGAGTTTAATGCTTCATGTTGTACCTGGAAAGCACATTCAATTGcttatgtgtgtgtgaagtgtgcTTTACAATAAAGCTGTGACCATAAAGTTGTGTCATTCAGCCTTTCAAATAGTATGAGGCTCCACAACTTGACATTTTTAAAATACCCGTACAACTAGCAGATTTGTTGCATGCTCTTTTAATTCCTTTATTGGTGTTTAAATTAGTTTAACTTCCTCTTACTGAGACTGAGTTGCCTCGGCTCTGATGGTAATTTGCAGAGTCTCTTTAACAGTGATGTAGATCTGAGCTCGGTGTTCTGGAGTTGGAGGCAGAAATCTGGGCAGATAGAGACCTTCAGTGCAGGATGGGACTGCAGGAAGCACTGGAACAACACAGACAGCAAACACAggcattcatttaatgtttatattTAAATACTGTtgtggaccaggaagtacctgagtATTAGTAAGGAACTGAGGAACGCTAGGAAGAGGGGAAAGTCAGTTAGTCCTGTGGAAATGTGTAGGAGAGGTGGCagtagaatttttttttactacaagatCAAGATTAGTGAGGAGATGACTTGAGGAGTAGAGGGGAATTGACCTAGTGCCAGTTTTCAAGATCAATGGAGATGTATAGAATAATGGCAGCCACAGAGGAACAACAGTAATGAGTCATACAATGAAGCTGTGGAAAAGAGTGATGGAAGATAGGCTTAGGTCAGAAATCAACTTTTTTGATCACAGTATGGTTTCATGCCAAGAAGCAGTAAAGCTGCTGCTTTTGCCTTGAGAATGCTGATGAAGAAGTACAGAGAAAGTCAGAGGTATATTTGGAGAAAGTCTGTGACAGGGTGCTGAGAGACGAGCTGTGGTGCATGAGGAGGTTTGGAGTGGTGGAGAAAAACGTTGAAGTGGTGCAGAACATGTatgagagctgtgagacagcagcgaGGTGGCAGCCTTGCGTGTGTACCTTGTTGTTCCAGGTGTGCCAGaacagtaaatggtaaatggcctgtatttgtgtagcaccttcttagggttctacaaccccccaaggcacttcacaacacaatcagtcattcacccattcacacacacattcatactctattggggatgagctacgatgcagctaCAGCTGTCCTAGGGTGCATTGAGAGAGGCGAGGCCcgccgaacactggcaccaccggtccctccgaccaccaccagcagtgtaAAGGAAGGTAGAGATGGTATCATCTGTTGGTTCTGTAGACATATTGGTGGGGAACTTCAGCCAGCTCTGCTGCACAGTCACATAGCACCCTTCCCTGAATGCCATCTGGACCAGCTGCTTTCCTAGTGTTAACACCTCTGAGTGCACACTGTACCTCAGCAATCTGCAGgacctacttccagcaggatagcgCTCCATGTAAAAAAGCTCGAATCatctcaaactggtttcttgaacatgacaatgagttcactgtactcaaacgacctccacagtcaccataTCTCATCCAGTAGAgagtctttgggatgtggtgtaaTGGGTGATtctcatcatggatgtgcagccgacaaatctgcagcaactgcatgATGCAATCATGTTAATATGGACctgtcacaacctgtcctgtctccccactctattcagtcctgtgtctttcctcattgctcccacctgcctctcgtctcccattcACTTCAGATCCCAGCTCCTTGTGTATCTAAACCCTCACAGGTATGGGTTCCTTGGCTgtccattgtttccatgtcccgcATGCTTATCATTAAAAACCTCTTTAAACGTTCCTGCCTGACTGCCTGCCTTCTTCCTCACCTCTGCTTGACTCATCTGTGAGGAAACAGGACCAaaacctctgaggaatgtttccagtatcTTGTGGAATCTATGCcatgaaggattaaggcagttctgaaggcaaaaacaGGGGTCCAACCTGGCattagcaaggtgtacccaaaaAAATGGCCAGTGACTGTGTATTGGCAGATAAACTAAGGacataagaaagaaagaaagaaagaaagaaagaaagaaagaaagaaagaaagaaagaaagaaagaaagaaagaaagaaagaaagaaagaaaaggaaacttAAAAGACATATTCtccattttcttcatttttaatgcAATGCTGAAGTATTGGGTTGGGACTCGGTTTGGGgaaatactctaaattaaatgACTCAGACTCGGAGCAGGGGAGTAAAATAATGTGATCAGGACGTCTGTaatcaacacgttctcactcccagcgcgtcaaaaacaaacgcttggtcagccaccctccacgtcagaccccagacgccaaaagtgccctttttcgttacttatgtgcgaaaagggggtttcccttatttgactgcagatcccaatgcagcgtaaaactgacgtgatgggatgtccgctaccgttgcatcccaatgcagcgttacactgacgcgatgggatgtccgcagccagggcaccaaacaagctcattgtacctcaccttaaccttatcctcttatttaaccttcccctcacccctatcctaaccttaaccatcttgccagtGAACAAgttggtgatgtgtcgatcgctctaaaagccggctctatgaagtgaacggcgggagccgcctcgtgattggtcgagtttggaccgagccaacgtgaggggaggtttcaactaccacggtggaggttaaaagtagagggtatgtgtaacctccccctcgccagatagtGTGTTCTAACGGTCCCCTTGGGAggaaaatacgaaaattcacagtcagactctgactgtcagagtcagaatgcatgggaaacaaacgcttgatcacagtgagagtaacgttttaggtagcaagagggttaaggttaggatgagggagaggggaaggttataaatagtgaaacgttgaggtttaggtgcggttaaatgagctggttctgtgccgcatcagcggatatctcatcacgtcagtgtaacgctgcattgggatctgcagttacaaaagggaaaaaacccttttcgcacataagtaacgaaaaagggcacttttggcgtcaggggtctgacgtggagggtggctgaccaagcgtttgtttccgacgcttaaggtgtgagaatgtgttgctgtaATCGTAACGATATAAAGCAGCCTAGATCAACTCTCATTGTCCAACGATAAGACAGTCAAATTAGAAATTGTACCCGTGAAAACAAACTGGATGGGTATCTTGGTGATAAAATCACTGGTAGTTTTCAGTTCCTGTAGGTTGCTGGAATCAGTCATGGTGATGTTCTGTCTGGGAAAGTCCTCCATCATCAGCTGGACTGCATAGTCACCTCCATTGCTGCTTGAAGTCGGGCTGAACCACAAAGTACAAGACTGAATGAAAAATTACAAAAAGGGGAAAAACGTCTCGTTATTcttacaaaaaaaaagaaaaaggttaAAGTTTCAGTGAATCAGAATGTTCAGACACACCTGTGTTATGTTACCTGTTTGTAACATTGGTTACTTACTGATGAGAGGCTGAGGACCGACGGTGGCGTGCAGTTGTAACACTCTCCCAGCGAATTGTCTGCAAACCTGCATCTAACCACGTCTCCATCAGGGTCAAATCTCAACAAGCTAATGTTTCTCTGACAATTTGAAGGAAatctgaaaataaagtttatagaGTACTGATACTGATTTCTGTAAACATTTGCTAAAAATCCAGGATTGTTAGTAAATGAAcacaatgtttatgtttatttatttagcagacgcttttatccaaagcgacttacaatttattacCTATAACCCAtagagcatgttgtgatctgtgggggaaaccggagtacccggagaaaacccacgcatgcatggggagaacacgcaactccacgcaggaaggctgcagccgagtttcgaacctgcaaccttcgtgctgcgaggcaacagtgctaaccactgcgccaccatgcagtacAATTTTAACAGATGCATCGGTAACGCTTCGTTACAGTCCACTaactactaagtacttacatggtaattacattgtaagttaaagtgtatttttTTCTGAGTTCTGAGTGAAAAGGTTATTGAACAAGAGCAAATTTGATCAGATGATTGAAAGCTAAAAGATATTTAATAGATCAAGATCACAcacttgtttttgttgttgttgttgttgtcataaACCTTGGTTTTCCTGACTTTAAGGTCCATTCAAAGTAATGCTTATTATATTTTCTTTCTAGAAAATTATGCATCTCTTGAAGACATAATAtgcaagaattttacagtgaaataatcacaaaacagtctaaagtcACAAGGTTAcactgaaagaaagaaagaaagaaagaaagaaagaaagaaagaaagaaagaaagaaagaaagaaaaagagagaaaagaaagataaaaacagttattaccatgtaacgcaggttcaattctagtttttattttattaatcattcccagtaaatactgctttactcaataattacactttattacaattatacactataattacacaataatacactttaacttactatgtaattaccatgtaagtacttagtaattagtggACTGTCAAAGAAAGTGTTACCGATGCATCTAATCTGTAACTAATGCAGTTtattaaaaaacagagctggactGGTAATCAGGTCAACTGGACATGTGTCTTCAttgatacatacatatatatatatatatatatatatatatatatatatatatatatatatatatatatatatatatgaggaccATCTGCAGGGAATATTTTTCACTGATCATGGTCAAAAAGGCTTTAGCCAAtgatttgtcccagtccagcactGGTGCAAGGTAAAACGTTTCCTCATAGTTTCTGAAACAAAAACTGGGCTGTTGAAGTTTCTTCTGATAGGTGATGGTGTAGAAgtttgaaatatatatatatatatatatatatatatatatatatatatatatatatatatatatatatatatatatgaaagaaaacatcaaaTCAAAGTTTTCTCTGACTGTTTCAGAGCCAATACAAGACAAGATGTGGTTTGACTAAACGAGTCACCTCACTAATGGGATGGTGGTGGTCTGTGGTGTTGAGTTGGGTTTGCCGATGTCAGACCGTATCCTCAGTTCGTTGTAAACCAAAGCCTTCCAAGATACAACACCATTCTTGTTGAATACCCAGTTTCGACTGTACCAGCTGTGGTGAGAGTTAAGGAGACGTGTTCAGATGTTACACAGAGTTTAGGGCAGatctaaactccaacaacaaaattataaatatttgTATTTTCAGTACGAATTTTATTAGAGATTTGTAACAGAGACTCACAATGATGTGGAGGAAGTGTAACCAGTTAGAAGCAAACTCCAACTTTTCTGACACCAGTAACCAGCATTTTCCTCAGTGGTGTGTACACACGGGCCTGGTCCGCTGCCACAAATCCACGAGTCAGCCTCAGAGCATGCGCTGAAGCTCAGTTTGATATTTCTGACCACCTGCAGAATTTTAATGAAAAACGTCCTAAgtacattcaaaataaaaagtgtaaaacaaatatttttttgtGTTTCTCAGCTTACCATGGGTCCACTCCCCACAATCCTTTTAGAGGTGTACGTGAGCACCAATCCATGGAAACCAGCTTCCGTCCcaccgaccaccagcagcagcatcagGAGCACGGAGAACAACATAGTGGATGGGTCAAGGTCTACGGTAAACCACTGAAGACAAGATCGTTAAACTTAGGACAGCTTCTCCTGTTGATTTTCTCTCTTTACTGGAAACTCCAGGAATATTTGCATTTGTGCAAAACAGATTAAAATTACTTATATGAATATTCAAACTTTTCTCTGCtaacctcttttccaccttgcctctgtctgtgatcctcttcagtagtgtccctgctaccatctcctaaacTGTGATCACAAAAGTTGATTGAGCAGAGATtgaccactagaatatttcagctcagccggtAGCTCATGTTGTgctcacacaaaaaaaaaaaatatctaaCTGATTTGATTTTCACCTCAGCATCTCATGAGGCTAGGATTAACGAGGTATATGCAGAGCAAAGAGTCAtttgaggccgtttgctcagctgttTGCTCTCGTGTGCAGCAGGCttaagctccttcaaaggaatctcctaccatcttaatGCCGATAAcatccaactgtgcatctcctttaagccccatgagatgtctaagctgcagctgttacactcctgcttagactattaaaacctggatggctgggagctttctacagctgaatgacgataagactgagatcctcatctgtgccccagacaagctggttcccaaagtcagagactctcttggtcaggttGCTTCCCACACCAGTAATGTACagtattgtttccctggatggtacagaactacaaCTTCTCAGTTCTTATAAGTATCTGGGTGTTTGgcttgacagcacactttcatttgGCATTCACATtaactttctttttattttttattttatttatttatttatttttcccccttgtgttctgtctggctgtgaagcaaacaggattaatgtctgaatgctggtgacaagccttacaaatttactctcaggtggaggatCAAAGCTTCtcctttaatgtcacacctgatacttaaaactttattgttgttgtattttgaatgctttgtaattctgaccagacatggagacagaggtgaaagagaaaggaagagacaaaaggacagggaaggaggaggagggggggggggggggttccacaaaaataaacaatcaacgatgaacaagagtctgcttctagacctgcagaaaagggacacacaacaatacaacaggagcaagctatcactgcgtcaacctgatgaggaaatataaa contains:
- the LOC107373684 gene encoding uncharacterized protein, whose amino-acid sequence is MLFSVLLMLLLVVGGTEAGFHGLVLTYTSKRIVGSGPMVVRNIKLSFSACSEADSWICGSGPGPCVHTTEENAGYWCQKSWSLLLTGYTSSTSFWYSRNWVFNKNGVVSWKALVYNELRIRSDIGKPNSTPQTTTIPLVRFPSNCQRNISLLRFDPDGDVVRCRFADNSLGECYNCTPPSVLSLSSSCTLWFSPTSSSNGGDYAVQLMMEDFPRQNITMTDSSNLQELKTTSDFITKIPIQFVFTVLPAVPSCTEGLYLPRFLPPTPEHRAQIYITVKETLQITIRAEATQSQISNFFVSRPYNMVKSTSGPGSYTLTWTPLDSQDNESHPICFLVEARYSGVSYQSEHRCVVVTVRPHHVFHLKMKIATTLSLVNDKEILQNAIKDELVRRGMASSIRVRLLGGDLVEVRTPIPPSG